In Cercospora beticola chromosome 3, complete sequence, the following proteins share a genomic window:
- a CDS encoding uncharacterized protein (MEROPS:MER0000441): protein MTFLGVGLLFLCTYINPVQAITPLYWNLGSPSNITSASKEARFDWSSLNSSTELVYEPCYGDKFQCARLTVPLDWRNESNPNNVSLPIIRLPARVPTSDPNHGGTIITNPGGPGGPGTLWVLDNAELVQKKLEGPKSYEILSFDPRGIFRSEPNTYCFEDAVQAEVWYDQKEAVGGLTSSEYALKFNWAAERARGELCASTHNGRYPNGDNIRQHISTAYVARDLLEIVKKVESHKRASDSRRLNASGDDQQPFREKAKGPEPKLQYYGVSYGTFLGETFAAMYPEHVGRMLLDANLDADNWVDRYEGSIDDHLPIREFFFESCFYGKNDCAFYRESDKGPEDVKKRFNALLDLLEKVPAYATGDGRATPITRSVVVQGFMSTTYQPILFFRSFAKFLNDVATEQNPGVPFWQRPIPTKDAFSDKLLAQQYLGGEATPSVHCGDGPEPVSDRYDQFSAFQNYLQNLTERFGSEVAGLQADFKIACWSWPSSLRTKWRFDGPFEADDVPILFVNNRLDPATPAKSAAKMAKRYKGSVFLEQDSVGHGALFPPSDCMWEHVKKYFDKGELPEQGTVCKSDCVPFGEVCERLDGWKTW, encoded by the coding sequence ATGACATTCCTAGGAGTAGGACTTTTGTTCCTGTGCACCTACATCAATCCAGTGCAAGCAATAACGCCGTTATACTGGAACCTTGGGAGTCCTTCAAATATCACTTCTGCCTCGAAGGAAGCTAGGTTTGATTGGTCGAGTCTGAACAGCTCGACGGAGCTCGTATACGAGCCATGTTATGGCGATAAATTCCAGTGTGCGAGACTTACTGTTCCTCTGGACTGGAGGAATGAATCAAATCCGAACAATGTATCACTACCCATCATCCGGCTGCCGGCTCGTGTCCCAACATCAGATCCAAATCACGGCGGGACGATCATCACGAATCCGGGTGGACCTGGAGGTCCTGGTACTTTATGGGTGCTAGACAACGCCGAGTTGGTGCAGAAAAAGCTCGAAGGCCCGAAGAGTTATGAGATCCTCTCTTTTGATCCGCGAGGCATTTTCCGAAGCGAGCCGAATACGTATTGCTTTGAAGATGCCGTGCAGGCGGAAGTCTGGTATGATCAGAAGGAGGCGGTTGGTGGTCTGACCTCGAGTGAGTATGCGCTCAAATTCAACTGGGCTGCAGAGAGGGCTCGTGGTGAGCTCTGTGCATCCACGCACAACGGAAGGTACCCGAATGGCGACAATATCAGGCAGCATATCTCTACAGCATACGTGGCGAGAGATCTGCTGGAGATTGTCAAGAAGGTTGAGTCGCATAAGAGAGCTAGCGACAGCAGAAGGCTGAACGCAAGCGGCGACGACCAACAGCCTTTCCGCGAGAAAGCCAAGGGGCCTGAGCCGAAGTTGCAGTACTATGGTGTCTCCTATGGGACCTTCTTGGGCGAGACTTTTGCCGCCATGTACCCTGAACATGTTGGCCGAATGCTCCTAGACGCCAACTTGGACGCAGACAACTGGGTCGATCGGTACGAGGGATCAATCGATGACCACTTACCGATACGTGAGTTCTTCTTCGAATCCTGCTTCTACGGCAAAAATGACTGCGCCTTCTATCGTGAAAGCGACAAAGGTCCAGAGGATGTCAAGAAACGCTTCAACGCGTTGCTGGATCTGCTCGAGAAAGTCCCGGCATATGCGACAGGTGACGGCCGAGCGACGCCAATTACTAGATCAGTCGTCGTTCAGGGCTTCATGAGTACCACTTACCAGCCCATACTCTTCTTCAGATCCTTTGCCAAATTCCTCAATGATGTGGCAACGGAACAGAATCCTGGTGTACCCTTTTGGCAGCGGCCCATACCTACCAAAGATGCCTTCAGCGACAAGCTCCTCGCACAGCAATACCTCGGTGGTGAAGCTACACCCTCGGTCCATTGCGGCGATGGTCCTGAACCTGTCTCGGATCGCTACGACCAATTCTCCGCTTTCCAAAACTACCTGCAAAACTTGACCGAGCGCTTCGGCTCCGAAGTGGCCGGTCTCCAAGCTGATTTCAAAATTGCTTGCTGGTCCTGGCCGTCTTCACTACGCACTAAGTGGCGCTTTGATGGCCCTTTTGAAGCAGACGATGTACCCATTTTGTTTGTCAACAACCGCTTGGATCCTGCGACTCCAGCGAAGAGCGCGGCTAAGATGGCGAAGAGATACAAAGGCAGTGTGTTCCTCGAGCAGGACTCCGTGGGCCATGGTGCGCTCTTTCCACCCTCAGATTGTATGTGGGAGCATGTGAAGAAGTATTTTGACAAAGGAGAGTTGCCGGAGCAAGGGACGGTGTGCAAGTCAGATTGTGTTCCTTTCGGAGAGGTCTGTGAGCGTTTGGATGGTTGGAAGACTTGGTGA